A window of the Nibribacter ruber genome harbors these coding sequences:
- a CDS encoding alpha/beta hydrolase family protein, whose translation MIQYSEFVLSSAHGRDFSVDARWVSDNEPKPVVLFVHGFKGFKDWGHFNLLADYFAAHGFVFIKLNLSHNGVEPGGSDLTNMEAFGNNNFCIELDDLGTLIDQLTAGSTPIPAQELDASHLLLIGHSRGGGLVLLKAAEDARVSGVATWSAISDIDQRWSKELMEEWKRTGVQYIANARTGQQMPLYYQLVENFEANRKRLDILKAVEKLSVPVLIIHGEQDETLPLSMAHELHAQNPFAELYLIPEADHSFGGRHPYEATELPAFAKAAADKTIQFFQAALS comes from the coding sequence ATGATACAGTACTCAGAGTTTGTTCTTTCCTCTGCCCACGGCCGTGATTTTTCTGTGGATGCCCGCTGGGTTTCTGACAACGAGCCGAAGCCCGTGGTCCTCTTCGTGCATGGTTTTAAGGGCTTCAAGGACTGGGGCCACTTTAACCTGCTGGCAGATTATTTTGCAGCGCACGGCTTTGTGTTCATAAAGCTGAACCTGTCTCACAACGGTGTGGAACCCGGCGGAAGCGACCTCACCAACATGGAGGCCTTCGGGAACAACAACTTCTGCATTGAACTAGACGATCTGGGCACGCTCATAGACCAGTTAACCGCTGGCTCCACGCCCATTCCCGCCCAGGAACTGGACGCATCTCACCTGCTCTTGATTGGCCACAGCCGCGGTGGCGGACTGGTGCTCCTGAAAGCCGCCGAAGACGCCCGCGTTTCTGGCGTGGCCACCTGGTCTGCCATCAGTGACATTGATCAGCGCTGGTCTAAGGAATTGATGGAAGAATGGAAGCGCACCGGCGTACAGTACATTGCCAATGCTCGTACCGGCCAGCAAATGCCCTTGTATTACCAGCTGGTAGAAAATTTTGAAGCCAACCGGAAGCGCCTGGACATCTTGAAAGCGGTAGAGAAACTGTCTGTTCCGGTGCTCATCATCCACGGCGAACAGGACGAAACCCTGCCCTTGTCTATGGCACACGAGCTGCATGCCCAAAACCCTTTCGCAGAACTGTACCTGATCCCAGAGGCGGACCATTCCTTCGGGGGGCGGCACCCGTACGAGGCTACGGAACTTCCCGCCTTCGCCAAAGCCGCCGCCGATAAAACCATCCAGTTCTTTCAAGCCGCGTTGTCATGA
- the folK gene encoding 2-amino-4-hydroxy-6-hydroxymethyldihydropteridine diphosphokinase → MRPLYLLLGSNLGDRVSFLQEAFDRLSGIFGESGQKSSLYETAAWGLENQPAFLNQALLFQTDLPPDQVLAHTQQIEQDLGRERKERWGARVIDIDILLYGNTILETQNLTIPHPHLHQRRFTLAPLAELSPSFVHPVLKKTIAQLLADCPDPLEVTLMC, encoded by the coding sequence ATGAGGCCGCTGTACTTGCTTTTGGGCAGCAACCTGGGTGACCGGGTTTCTTTCCTCCAGGAAGCGTTTGATCGTTTATCGGGTATTTTTGGGGAATCAGGGCAAAAGTCCAGCCTCTATGAAACGGCTGCCTGGGGCCTTGAAAATCAACCGGCCTTCTTAAACCAGGCCCTCTTGTTCCAGACAGACCTTCCGCCAGACCAGGTATTGGCCCATACCCAACAGATTGAGCAGGACCTGGGCCGTGAGCGCAAAGAACGCTGGGGCGCCCGCGTCATAGACATAGACATTCTTCTGTATGGGAACACTATTCTAGAAACCCAAAACCTTACCATTCCCCATCCCCATTTGCATCAGCGCCGCTTTACGCTGGCCCCTTTGGCAGAACTGTCGCCTTCCTTTGTGCATCCGGTTTTAAAAAAGACCATCGCCCAATTATTGGCAGATTGTCCAGATCCGCTGGAAGTGACATTAATGTGCTAG
- a CDS encoding polysaccharide biosynthesis protein produces MQQMFTQKMPKQLVFAIDLCLCALSFLAAYLLRFNFSLPVFTELSVGWMLPIVLVIKGLAAYYFKTHRGILRYSSIDDLRKLFFALTGSSLVLVAAQLVYNKGFGYQNFIPISVLLIDYALSLMATSMVRVWAKILHYEWNHTNSKKINVAIFGAGEVGTITQRTLQQDMGTYYRILAFLDDEASKTGLAINGIPILQPTQTLADQLTNLKVDLLILAVQRLSISRKRQLVEACLKAGVQVLIVPPTYKWINGELSFKQIKEVRIEDVLGRAAAEIDSPLLHKELQNRTILITGAAGSIGSELVRQLIRFKPKQLILLDQAESPLYDLELELTELYQKLRFEVVLGDICNAARMEAVFRTFKPELVFHCAAYKHVPVMEENPTESLNTNILGTKILSDLAIKFQAQKFVLLSTDKAVNPTSVMGASKRLCEMYVQSLDHYLRDTGNNRTRFITTRFGNVLGSTGSVIPRFRNQIMEGGPLTVTHPDISRYFMTIQEACQLVLEASAMGRGGEIYIFDMGDSIKIVDLAKKMIKLSGLTLGKDIQLVYTGLRPGEKLEEELFHENESVQATDHPKIRLANVPAQQVHLVLHEIQVLIDLFHSQNNVEVIKKMKQLVPEYISQNSIYQKFDQRK; encoded by the coding sequence ATGCAGCAGATGTTTACTCAGAAAATGCCAAAGCAACTGGTGTTTGCCATAGACCTCTGTTTATGTGCCCTGTCCTTTTTAGCGGCCTACCTGCTTCGGTTCAACTTCAGCCTGCCGGTTTTTACAGAGCTGTCAGTAGGGTGGATGCTGCCCATTGTGCTGGTGATAAAAGGCCTGGCTGCGTATTATTTCAAAACCCACCGGGGCATCCTGCGCTACTCCAGCATTGACGACCTGCGTAAACTCTTTTTCGCGCTCACGGGCAGCTCATTGGTGCTGGTGGCCGCCCAGCTGGTGTACAACAAAGGTTTCGGGTACCAGAATTTCATTCCCATCTCGGTGTTACTCATTGACTATGCCTTGAGTCTCATGGCCACCTCTATGGTGCGCGTTTGGGCCAAGATTCTGCATTATGAATGGAACCACACCAACAGCAAGAAAATCAACGTGGCCATTTTTGGCGCCGGCGAGGTGGGGACCATTACTCAGCGCACCCTGCAGCAGGACATGGGCACCTATTACCGCATTCTGGCTTTTCTGGATGACGAGGCGTCAAAGACTGGCCTGGCCATCAATGGCATTCCCATATTACAACCCACGCAAACCCTCGCCGACCAACTGACCAACCTGAAGGTAGACCTTCTTATTCTGGCAGTGCAGCGGCTGTCTATCTCCCGCAAAAGGCAATTGGTTGAAGCTTGTCTCAAGGCCGGAGTGCAGGTGTTAATTGTGCCGCCTACGTACAAATGGATCAACGGCGAGCTGAGTTTCAAGCAGATCAAGGAGGTGCGCATTGAAGACGTCTTAGGCCGCGCCGCCGCCGAGATTGATTCGCCGCTGCTGCACAAGGAACTCCAGAACCGAACCATTTTAATCACGGGCGCCGCTGGTTCCATTGGCAGCGAACTGGTGCGGCAGCTCATTCGGTTCAAACCCAAGCAACTCATTCTTCTTGACCAAGCCGAGTCTCCTTTGTACGACCTGGAACTGGAACTGACGGAACTGTACCAGAAGCTAAGGTTTGAGGTAGTGCTGGGCGATATCTGCAATGCCGCCCGCATGGAAGCCGTGTTCAGAACCTTCAAGCCCGAGCTGGTTTTCCATTGCGCCGCCTACAAGCACGTGCCTGTGATGGAAGAGAACCCCACGGAGTCGCTCAATACCAACATTCTGGGCACCAAGATTCTCTCAGATCTGGCCATCAAGTTCCAGGCTCAGAAGTTTGTACTCCTCTCCACTGACAAGGCCGTAAACCCCACCAGCGTGATGGGGGCTTCCAAACGTCTCTGTGAGATGTACGTGCAGTCTTTGGACCATTATCTGCGGGACACGGGCAACAACCGCACGCGCTTCATCACCACGCGGTTTGGCAATGTGCTGGGCAGTACCGGGTCTGTCATTCCCAGATTCAGGAACCAGATCATGGAAGGCGGCCCGCTCACGGTCACGCACCCAGACATTTCGCGCTATTTCATGACCATTCAGGAGGCCTGCCAATTGGTGTTAGAGGCGTCCGCCATGGGCCGTGGTGGCGAAATCTATATCTTTGACATGGGCGATTCCATCAAGATAGTAGACCTGGCAAAGAAGATGATCAAGCTCTCTGGCCTCACCCTGGGCAAAGACATTCAGCTGGTGTATACCGGCCTGCGCCCCGGCGAAAAGCTGGAAGAAGAGCTTTTCCATGAAAACGAATCCGTTCAGGCCACTGATCACCCCAAAATTCGCCTCGCCAACGTACCCGCCCAACAGGTGCACCTGGTCCTTCATGAAATCCAGGTCCTCATTGACCTCTTCCATTCTCAGAACAATGTGGAAGTCATCAAAAAGATGAAGCAATTGGTCCCCGAGTACATCAGCCAGAACTCCATTTACCAGAAGTTTGACCAACGGAAGTAA
- the fabD gene encoding ACP S-malonyltransferase, with product MKAYVFPGQGSQFVGMGKDLYDQHEEAKRLFEQANEILGFRITDIMFSGTDEELKQTKVTQPAIFLHSVIQAAVAQDFTPEMVAGHSLGEFSALVANKVLSFEDALRLVSKRALAMQKACEEQPSTMAAILGLEDEKVEQICAEVDDVVVAANYNCPGQLVISGSIAGVEKACEAMKAAGAKRALVLPVGGAFHSPLMKSAEAELEAAIRNTEFKQGICPVYQNVDAKPHTDPQEIQQNLIQQLTAPVRWTQSVQQMIADGATLFVECGPGKVLQGLVKKIDKNAEVSQVG from the coding sequence ATGAAAGCATACGTTTTTCCGGGGCAGGGTTCCCAGTTTGTGGGCATGGGCAAGGACCTGTATGACCAGCATGAAGAAGCCAAACGCCTGTTTGAGCAAGCCAACGAGATTCTGGGTTTCAGGATCACCGACATCATGTTCTCTGGCACCGACGAAGAACTCAAGCAAACCAAAGTCACCCAGCCCGCCATTTTCCTGCATTCCGTTATTCAGGCCGCCGTGGCTCAGGATTTTACGCCAGAGATGGTAGCTGGTCACTCTTTAGGTGAGTTTTCTGCCTTGGTCGCCAACAAAGTGCTTTCCTTTGAAGATGCCCTTCGCCTGGTGTCTAAACGTGCCCTGGCCATGCAAAAAGCCTGCGAGGAGCAACCCTCTACCATGGCCGCCATCTTGGGCCTGGAAGACGAAAAGGTGGAGCAGATATGCGCCGAGGTGGACGACGTGGTTGTAGCCGCCAATTACAACTGCCCAGGCCAATTGGTAATTTCTGGTTCCATTGCCGGCGTAGAAAAAGCCTGCGAAGCCATGAAAGCCGCCGGTGCCAAGCGCGCCCTGGTCTTACCTGTGGGCGGAGCCTTCCATTCACCGCTCATGAAATCTGCCGAAGCAGAACTGGAAGCGGCCATCCGTAACACAGAGTTTAAGCAGGGTATCTGCCCGGTGTACCAGAACGTGGACGCCAAGCCGCATACAGATCCGCAAGAAATTCAGCAAAACCTCATCCAGCAATTAACGGCTCCCGTACGTTGGACACAGTCTGTGCAGCAAATGATCGCTGACGGTGCCACGCTGTTTGTAGAGTGCGGCCCGGGCAAGGTGTTGCAAGGTCTGGTGAAGAAAATTGACAAAAACGCTGAGGTTTCCCAGGTAGGATAA
- a CDS encoding T9SS type B sorting domain-containing protein has translation MPLKRQGLLARLGFLLGLFAFLLFSAPAAQATHIRAGNIFAKSDTTAARNPLRFFFKLVTYTVAGGIEDEQATLYFGDCSTPQTSVRASRVLLQNGENNTLVNTYFFEHTYSGDGTFTVSFIGENRNASIINLSNSVQQSFFLTSTVTIDQFLGINRSPVLLVPPIDVADINNIFVHNPGAYDEDGDSLVFRMFEPRIDGGRDACGNPIATIAPGYRGLENFLGIPVNSGAPFFRLDPVTGQITWNTPGVLGEFNIAFVVEEWRNKRLIGRVVRDMQILVKDIPNRPPRLFVPRDTCIIAGTRLRDTIIVTDPDRHKVNVSAFGEMLPPATFTKASTPDTAYVFNWQTLACLDVRRQPYQVTFRAVDIPPAGVQPLVDIQPWRITVIGPPPVLTTAVVQSSNTITINWQAYNCVNASRIYIYRKEGPSTFVPGYCETGIPASSGFVRVGQVNANATTFTDTNNGQGLPRNKTYCYRIYVEFGAPGGGESLASNEVCATLESLAMTKVSVTETSTTTGKMRVEWNKPKTLIDQLPGPYRYRLLRALGQGRGPAAVFTEVRPNLGLNDTIFVDNGLNTQDTSYIYRVELYRGDGAGAATVLADSASASSVRLTAKANGTSLILNWTYNVPWDNAQQDRKYHHVIYLKKPGGNFERYDSVAAGPTSGTYTKNIPLLVGEEYCAYVVTKGTYQNPLLPDPILNNSQIACLVQVCKPIVTLDPCPEITEPTNPPFQNVVSWTLPEGCNTADIALYTVYYKAKDDDPFQVIGTTKAMTFTHTGLQSFAGCYAVTATDVTGNTSVFEETDVACKDNCIVFILPNIFTPNNDGVNDVFTPKQGAAFIKSARLKVFSRWGNKVFEGNSEPGLNWKGVDDGGKALADGTYFYQVEVEFYGRSSTPDVRVFKGWVEIIH, from the coding sequence ATGCCTTTAAAACGTCAAGGACTGCTCGCCCGGCTTGGTTTCCTGCTTGGGTTGTTCGCGTTTTTACTGTTTTCTGCTCCTGCCGCGCAGGCCACCCACATACGGGCGGGGAACATCTTTGCCAAAAGTGACACCACCGCTGCCAGGAACCCTCTTCGTTTCTTCTTTAAGCTGGTTACCTACACGGTGGCCGGCGGCATTGAAGACGAGCAGGCCACACTGTACTTCGGCGACTGTAGCACGCCTCAGACGTCGGTGAGAGCCTCCAGGGTGTTGTTGCAGAACGGAGAGAACAACACGTTGGTCAATACCTATTTCTTTGAGCACACCTATTCTGGGGACGGTACGTTCACCGTCTCTTTCATTGGGGAAAATAGAAACGCCAGCATCATCAACCTGTCCAACTCGGTGCAGCAGTCGTTTTTCCTGACTTCTACCGTAACCATTGACCAGTTTTTGGGCATTAACCGGTCTCCGGTCTTGCTGGTGCCGCCCATTGACGTGGCAGACATCAACAACATTTTCGTGCACAACCCCGGTGCATATGACGAGGACGGCGACAGCCTGGTGTTCAGGATGTTTGAGCCCAGGATAGACGGCGGCCGTGATGCCTGTGGCAACCCCATTGCCACCATTGCTCCTGGTTACCGCGGTCTGGAAAACTTTTTGGGCATTCCGGTCAACTCGGGCGCGCCCTTCTTTAGGTTAGACCCCGTCACTGGTCAGATCACCTGGAACACGCCCGGCGTCTTGGGAGAGTTCAACATTGCCTTCGTGGTAGAGGAGTGGCGCAACAAGCGGCTCATTGGACGCGTGGTGCGCGACATGCAGATTCTAGTAAAGGACATTCCCAACAGGCCGCCCAGGCTGTTTGTGCCCAGAGACACCTGTATTATAGCCGGCACCAGACTGCGGGACACCATTATAGTAACAGACCCAGACCGGCACAAGGTAAACGTGTCTGCCTTTGGGGAGATGTTGCCGCCGGCCACCTTTACCAAAGCAAGCACTCCAGATACCGCCTACGTGTTCAACTGGCAGACTCTGGCTTGTTTAGACGTGCGTCGTCAGCCGTACCAGGTCACGTTCAGGGCGGTTGATATTCCGCCAGCCGGGGTGCAGCCGCTGGTAGACATCCAGCCTTGGCGCATTACGGTCATCGGGCCGCCGCCCGTGCTCACCACCGCAGTGGTACAGAGCAGTAATACCATCACCATCAACTGGCAGGCCTACAACTGCGTCAACGCCAGCCGCATTTATATATATAGAAAAGAAGGGCCTTCTACGTTTGTGCCTGGCTACTGCGAGACCGGAATTCCGGCGTCTTCTGGGTTCGTGCGCGTAGGGCAGGTGAATGCCAACGCCACCACCTTCACAGACACCAACAACGGACAAGGCCTGCCGCGCAACAAAACCTACTGCTACCGGATCTATGTGGAGTTTGGAGCGCCCGGAGGCGGAGAAAGCCTAGCCTCTAATGAAGTGTGCGCCACGCTGGAGTCCCTGGCCATGACCAAGGTCAGCGTAACAGAAACCAGCACCACCACCGGTAAGATGCGCGTGGAGTGGAACAAACCCAAAACCTTGATAGATCAGTTGCCTGGCCCGTACCGGTACCGGTTGCTGAGAGCCCTAGGCCAAGGCCGCGGCCCAGCGGCGGTCTTCACAGAGGTGCGTCCTAACCTGGGCTTGAATGACACCATCTTTGTAGACAACGGGCTCAACACCCAGGACACCTCCTACATCTACCGCGTGGAATTATACCGTGGCGATGGGGCAGGGGCGGCTACCGTGCTGGCAGACTCGGCCTCGGCGTCTAGTGTAAGACTTACGGCCAAGGCCAACGGCACCTCCCTCATTTTGAACTGGACCTATAACGTGCCTTGGGACAACGCGCAGCAAGACCGGAAATACCACCATGTCATTTACCTTAAGAAGCCCGGTGGCAACTTTGAGCGCTATGACAGCGTGGCCGCCGGTCCAACCAGCGGTACCTATACCAAAAACATTCCGTTGCTGGTGGGAGAGGAATACTGTGCTTACGTGGTGACCAAAGGGACCTACCAGAATCCGTTGCTGCCAGACCCAATCCTCAACAACAGCCAGATTGCCTGTCTGGTGCAGGTCTGCAAGCCTATCGTCACCCTGGATCCATGTCCTGAAATCACGGAGCCAACCAACCCGCCGTTCCAGAACGTGGTGAGCTGGACCCTGCCAGAAGGTTGTAACACGGCAGACATTGCCCTCTACACCGTGTATTATAAAGCCAAAGATGATGACCCCTTCCAGGTGATTGGGACTACCAAGGCTATGACGTTCACACATACCGGCTTACAGTCCTTTGCGGGATGCTATGCCGTGACCGCCACGGATGTGACCGGCAATACCAGTGTATTTGAGGAGACGGACGTGGCCTGCAAAGACAACTGTATTGTGTTTATTCTGCCTAACATCTTTACGCCCAACAATGACGGGGTCAATGACGTGTTCACGCCTAAACAAGGTGCGGCCTTTATTAAATCTGCCAGGTTGAAAGTGTTCAGCCGATGGGGCAACAAGGTGTTTGAAGGCAACTCAGAACCAGGCCTGAACTGGAAAGGCGTAGACGATGGCGGCAAAGCCCTGGCAGACGGTACCTACTTCTACCAGGTGGAGGTGGAATTCTACGGAAGGTCCAGCACGCCAGACGTCAGAGTATTCAAGGGCTGGGTAGAGATCATCCACTAA
- a CDS encoding succinate dehydrogenase cytochrome b subunit, producing MSWFSKTFSSTIGRKLLVAVTGLFLCSFLVVHLVGNLQLFKGDGGASFNIYSHFMATNPIIRTMEIVLVLGFGFHIYEALVLTRRNKGARTTEYAYNRPQDNSNWSSRNMGLLGTVILVFLIIHLYNFFWRARFGEPNMIPIEGTDYDDLYSVVVQSFHLWWYVLIYVLGQIALGYHLFHGFQSAFQTLGLNHKKYTPAIQMFGAFFSIVIAAGFASMPLYFFIKDVVL from the coding sequence ATGAGTTGGTTTTCAAAAACGTTTTCCAGTACCATTGGGCGCAAGCTTTTAGTGGCTGTCACTGGACTGTTTCTCTGCTCTTTTTTGGTAGTGCACCTGGTGGGAAACCTCCAGTTGTTCAAAGGTGATGGCGGCGCGTCCTTCAACATCTACTCCCATTTCATGGCAACAAACCCTATCATCCGCACTATGGAAATTGTGCTGGTCTTGGGTTTTGGATTTCACATTTATGAGGCCCTGGTACTTACCAGAAGAAACAAAGGCGCTCGTACTACAGAGTACGCGTACAACCGCCCGCAAGACAACAGCAACTGGTCTTCGCGCAACATGGGTCTGCTAGGCACCGTGATCCTGGTGTTCTTGATCATCCACTTGTACAACTTCTTCTGGAGAGCCCGCTTTGGCGAGCCCAACATGATTCCCATTGAAGGCACGGACTATGATGACCTGTACTCAGTGGTAGTGCAGTCGTTCCACTTATGGTGGTATGTGTTGATTTATGTGCTGGGTCAGATTGCCCTGGGTTATCACCTGTTCCACGGGTTCCAAAGCGCCTTCCAGACCCTGGGATTGAACCACAAGAAGTACACGCCGGCCATCCAGATGTTTGGGGCCTTCTTCTCCATTGTGATCGCAGCGGGCTTTGCCTCTATGCCACTCTATTTTTTCATCAAAGACGTTGTTTTGTAA
- a CDS encoding fumarate reductase/succinate dehydrogenase flavoprotein subunit, whose amino-acid sequence MILDSKIPEGPLAEKWDKHKFNVKLVNPANKRKYDVIVVGTGLAGASAAATLGELGYNVKAFCYQDSPRRAHSIAAQGGINAAKNYQNDGDSVYRLFYDTIKGGDYRAREANVYRLAQVSVNIIDQCVAQGVPFAREYGGLLANRSFGGAQVSRTFYARGQTGQQLLLGAYSALNRQIAYGKVKMYPRTEMLDLVMVDGKARGIVTRNLVTGEIESHSAHAVILATGGYGNVFFLSTNAMGSNTTAIWRAHKKGALFANPCFTQIHPTCIPVSGGHQSKLTLMSESLRNDGRVWVPKAVGDNRIASDIPEDERDYFLERKYPSFGNLVPRDVASRNAKLACDEGRGVGTTKLAVYLDFADAIKREGLNAISQKYGNLFEMYEKITGENPYEQPMRIYPAVHYTMGGLWVDYNLMTTIPGLYATGECNFSDHGANRLGASALMQGLADGYFVIPYTIGDYLAQNPTARVETSHPAFKEAEQAVRADVDRLLSINGSRTVDDFHKALGLLMWDYCGMARNAEGLQYAKQEIRKLREDFWKDVKILGTNEELNVTLEKAGRVADFLELGELMVDDALNRNESCGGHFREEYQTPENEALRDDENYAYVAAWEYTGPNQQPVLHKEDLKFENVKLTQRSYK is encoded by the coding sequence ATGATTCTAGATTCTAAGATTCCCGAAGGGCCACTGGCCGAGAAATGGGACAAGCATAAATTCAATGTGAAGCTGGTTAACCCAGCTAACAAGCGGAAATACGATGTGATTGTGGTAGGAACCGGTCTGGCCGGTGCTTCTGCCGCCGCTACTCTAGGTGAACTGGGCTACAACGTGAAAGCGTTCTGCTACCAGGACAGCCCGCGCCGCGCGCACTCCATTGCCGCGCAGGGTGGTATCAACGCCGCCAAGAACTACCAGAACGACGGTGACAGCGTGTACCGCCTCTTCTATGACACCATCAAAGGCGGTGACTACCGTGCCCGCGAAGCCAACGTGTACCGTCTGGCCCAGGTGAGTGTGAACATCATTGACCAATGCGTGGCCCAAGGTGTTCCTTTTGCCCGTGAGTACGGCGGATTGCTGGCTAACCGCTCTTTTGGTGGTGCCCAGGTAAGCCGGACGTTCTACGCCCGTGGCCAAACAGGCCAGCAATTGTTATTGGGTGCCTATTCTGCCTTGAACCGTCAGATTGCCTACGGTAAAGTAAAAATGTACCCACGCACCGAGATGCTGGACCTGGTAATGGTAGACGGCAAGGCTCGTGGTATTGTAACCCGTAATTTGGTTACGGGTGAGATTGAGTCGCATAGCGCGCATGCCGTTATTTTGGCCACAGGTGGTTATGGTAACGTATTCTTCTTGTCTACCAACGCCATGGGTTCTAACACCACGGCCATCTGGAGAGCGCACAAGAAAGGTGCTTTGTTCGCTAACCCTTGCTTCACGCAGATTCACCCAACCTGTATTCCGGTTTCGGGTGGTCATCAGTCTAAACTGACCTTGATGTCTGAGTCGTTGAGAAACGATGGACGTGTTTGGGTACCTAAAGCAGTAGGTGACAACCGCATTGCCAGCGACATTCCAGAAGACGAGCGTGATTATTTCCTGGAACGCAAATATCCATCCTTCGGTAACCTAGTACCACGTGACGTGGCTTCGCGTAACGCTAAATTGGCGTGTGACGAAGGACGTGGCGTTGGAACCACCAAACTGGCTGTTTATCTTGATTTTGCAGACGCTATCAAACGCGAAGGCTTAAACGCCATCAGCCAGAAGTACGGCAACTTGTTTGAGATGTACGAAAAGATCACTGGTGAGAACCCGTATGAACAACCAATGCGCATTTACCCAGCGGTGCACTACACCATGGGCGGCCTTTGGGTAGACTATAACTTGATGACCACCATCCCTGGCTTGTACGCCACGGGTGAGTGTAATTTCTCTGACCACGGTGCCAACCGCTTAGGGGCTTCGGCTTTGATGCAAGGTCTGGCAGATGGCTATTTTGTGATTCCGTACACCATTGGTGACTACCTGGCGCAAAACCCAACTGCCCGCGTGGAGACCAGCCACCCTGCTTTTAAAGAAGCAGAGCAGGCCGTTCGCGCTGATGTGGATCGTTTGTTGAGCATCAATGGTAGCCGCACGGTAGATGATTTCCACAAGGCGCTGGGTCTATTGATGTGGGATTACTGCGGTATGGCCCGTAACGCCGAAGGCTTACAGTATGCCAAGCAAGAAATCAGAAAACTTCGTGAAGACTTCTGGAAAGACGTGAAGATTCTGGGTACCAACGAAGAACTGAACGTGACCCTGGAGAAAGCCGGTCGTGTGGCTGACTTCCTGGAGTTAGGTGAACTGATGGTAGACGACGCCTTGAACCGCAACGAGTCTTGTGGTGGTCACTTCCGCGAGGAATACCAGACCCCAGAAAACGAAGCCCTGCGTGATGATGAGAACTACGCCTACGTAGCCGCCTGGGAATATACCGGCCCTAACCAACAGCCGGTGTTGCACAAAGAGGATCTCAAGTTTGAGAACGTAAAACTCACGCAGCGGAGCTATAAATAA
- a CDS encoding succinate dehydrogenase/fumarate reductase iron-sulfur subunit has translation MNLTLKVWRQRNSQAAGKLETYQVKDISPEMSFLEMMDVLNEDLLRSGVDPIAFDHDCREGICGMCSLYINGRAHGPERGTTTCQLHMRKFSDGDTITIEPWRAGPFPILKDLCVDRSALDRIQQAGGYVSINTGGVPDANEIPIPKLIADKAFDAATCIGCGACVAACKNSSAMLFTSAKISQLAMLPQGKVERKTRVENMVAQMDIEGFGACSNIGACAAECPVGISLENIAMMNREYISAKFTSENV, from the coding sequence ATGAACCTGACGCTGAAAGTTTGGAGACAGAGAAACTCCCAGGCGGCCGGTAAATTGGAGACATACCAAGTAAAAGATATTTCGCCTGAGATGTCTTTCCTGGAGATGATGGACGTGCTGAACGAAGACCTTCTTCGTAGCGGGGTAGACCCAATCGCATTTGACCATGATTGCCGTGAAGGTATCTGCGGAATGTGCAGTTTATACATCAACGGCCGTGCGCACGGCCCAGAAAGAGGAACCACCACGTGCCAGTTGCACATGCGTAAGTTCTCTGACGGAGACACCATCACCATTGAGCCTTGGCGCGCGGGCCCCTTCCCTATCTTAAAGGACCTTTGCGTAGACCGTTCAGCCTTGGACAGAATCCAGCAGGCAGGTGGGTACGTGTCCATCAATACCGGTGGGGTGCCAGACGCCAATGAGATTCCAATCCCGAAGCTGATTGCAGACAAAGCCTTTGATGCGGCTACCTGTATTGGTTGCGGTGCCTGTGTGGCAGCTTGCAAAAACTCTTCGGCCATGTTGTTCACCAGCGCTAAGATTTCTCAGCTTGCTATGTTACCGCAAGGCAAGGTGGAGCGCAAGACGCGTGTAGAGAACATGGTGGCCCAGATGGACATTGAAGGCTTTGGTGCCTGCTCTAACATTGGCGCTTGTGCCGCTGAATGCCCGGTTGGTATTTCTCTGGAGAACATTGCCATGATGAACCGCGAGTACATCTCTGCCAAGTTCACCTCTGAGAACGTATAG
- a CDS encoding NADPH-dependent FMN reductase yields MILIISGTNRPDSLSLQIAQLYQTLLTQRHQPSEILDLQDLPLDFASPALYNRELYSQEFLDLRAQVASAQKIVFIVPEYNNSFPGVLKAFIDGLEYPHALRNKKGALVGLSTGSQGGALALSHLTDILNYCGLHVLAQKPRLAFVHKHLQAGIFTNPLYLQLLEEQVEALIPF; encoded by the coding sequence ATGATTCTGATCATTTCCGGCACCAACAGACCTGATTCCCTATCCTTGCAGATTGCGCAGCTGTACCAGACGCTACTCACCCAACGCCACCAGCCCTCTGAAATCCTGGACCTGCAAGACCTGCCCCTGGATTTCGCCTCCCCGGCGCTTTACAACCGCGAGTTGTACTCACAAGAATTCCTTGATTTGAGAGCTCAGGTGGCCAGCGCCCAGAAAATAGTATTCATCGTACCCGAGTACAACAACTCTTTTCCTGGCGTCTTAAAAGCATTCATAGACGGCCTGGAATACCCCCATGCCCTCCGGAATAAAAAGGGTGCCTTGGTAGGTCTCTCTACCGGAAGCCAGGGAGGCGCCTTAGCCCTCAGCCACCTCACTGACATCCTGAACTATTGCGGCCTGCACGTGTTGGCCCAGAAACCCCGCTTGGCTTTTGTACATAAACATCTGCAAGCTGGCATTTTCACAAATCCCCTCTACCTACAATTGCTGGAAGAGCAGGTAGAAGCCCTTATCCCGTTTTAA